In Rosa chinensis cultivar Old Blush unplaced genomic scaffold, RchiOBHm-V2 RchiOBHmChr0c28, whole genome shotgun sequence, a genomic segment contains:
- the LOC112181340 gene encoding protein PHOSPHATE-INDUCED 1 gives MVSSASKQVFSFVLLLSLFHFSSAARSLAETNSDQTQQPILFQYHNGPLLTGKISINLIWYGKFKPSQRAIVSDFITSLSTSSPSINQPSVATWWKSIEKYYLSNAKKTSSLSLSLGNQVLDESYSLGKSLSIGTHIKQLAAKGGQRNAINVVLTSSDVLIDGFCSSRCGTHGSSKSSFIRGKSSKFAYIWVGNSETQCPGQCAWPFHQPIYGPQTTPLVAPNNDVGVDGMIINLASLLAGTVTNPFGNGFYQGPKEAPLEAASACPGVYGKGAYPGYAGDLLVDATTGASYNANGLSGKKYLLPALFDPSTSTCSTLV, from the coding sequence ATGGTTTCTTCTGCTTCCAAACAAGTCTTTTCCTTTGTTCTACTTCTCTCTCTGTTCCATTTTAGCTCAGCAGCTAGGAGCCTTGCTGAGACCAACTCAGATCAAACCCAACAGCCTATACTCTTCCAATACCACAATGGCCCTCTTCTCACCGGCAAAATCTCCATCAATTTGATCTGGTATGGCAAATTCAAGCCTTCCCAGCGCGCAATTGTTTCCGATTTCATCACCTCCCTTTCCACTTCTTCTCCATCTATAAACCAACCATCAGTTGCTACATGGTGGAAATCCATAGAGAAATACTACCTCTCCAATGCCAAGAAAACCTCATCTCTTTCCCTCTCATTGGGTAACCAGGTCCTCGATGAGAGCTACTCTCTGGGCAAGTCCCTGTCTATTGGAACACACATCAAACAGTTGGCAGCCAAGGGTGGCCAGAGGAATGCCATCAATGTTGTTTTGACCTCATCAGATGTTCtaattgatgggttttgctctaGCAGATGTGGTACACACGGGTCTTCAAAGAGCTCTTTCATCAGAGGCAAGAGCTCCAAGTTTGCTTACATCTGGGTCGGAAACTCCGAGACCCAATGCCCGGGTCAATGTGCGTGGCCATTCCACCAACCTATCTATGGACCACAGACCACACCTTTGGTGGCACCCAACAACGATGTCGGTGTGGACGGTATGATCATCAATCTAGCTAGTCTTTTGGCCGGGACCGTGACCAACCCTTTTGGAAATGGGTTCTACCAGGGTCCCAAAGAGGCTCCATTAGAGGCTGCTTCGGCTTGTCCCGGTGTCTATGGGAAAGGAGCATATCCTGGTTATGCTGGAGACCTCTTGGTTGATGCTACAACCGGTGCTAGCTACAATGCAAATGGTTTGAGTGGGAAGAAGTACTTGCTTCCTGCTTTGTTTGACCCCTCAACCTCAACTTGTTCTACTCTTGTTTGA